The Parafrankia discariae genome includes a window with the following:
- the treZ gene encoding malto-oligosyltrehalose trehalohydrolase, producing the protein MSSFRVWAPDAKTVSLVIADGGGADGGDATAAAGGTGGGEAGVRQDTVHEMSGIDGGWWTVDVPSAHHGADYAYRLDDGEQELPDPRSAWQPHGVHGRSRLVDHTRFPWTDGHWHGVPLSGSVVYELHVGTFTPGGTFDAAIERLDHLVDLGVDLVELLPVNAFPGRHGWGYDGVGLFAVHEPYGGPDGLKRFVDAAHQRGLGVIMDVVYNHLGPDGNYLGRFGPYFTDRYTTPWGPAVNLDTPGSDEVRAFIIDSALAWLRDYHCDGLRLDAVHAFVDSRARHLLEEIADEVHRLGTQQRRPLFAVAESDQNDPRMVAAPEAGGHGLDGQWADDVHHALWAALSGERQGYYGDFGSFETLEKALGSAFVHDGGYSAFRGRSHGRPVPPRTPAYRFVTFLQNHDQIGNRATGDRATATLSDGRLRIGAALLLTAPFTPMLFMGEEWGATTPWQYFTDHTDPGLADAVREGRRGEFTAHGWGPEEVPDPQDPATFERSRLDWSEPGRPGHAALLDWHRRLISLRRRLPQLSDPSLASVRCSYDPAANWFVLRRLSRAGDVAVVCNLSPERQAVPVEGVPFDAPAASSPGFTYMPGRVELAGESVVVVRLLPHH; encoded by the coding sequence ATGAGTTCCTTCCGGGTATGGGCGCCTGACGCGAAGACGGTCAGTCTGGTCATCGCGGACGGCGGCGGCGCGGACGGCGGCGACGCCACGGCCGCGGCAGGCGGCACCGGCGGCGGCGAGGCCGGTGTCCGGCAGGACACCGTGCACGAGATGTCCGGCATCGACGGCGGCTGGTGGACGGTGGACGTCCCCTCCGCCCACCACGGAGCGGACTACGCCTACCGCCTCGACGACGGTGAGCAGGAGCTGCCCGACCCGCGGTCGGCCTGGCAGCCGCACGGCGTGCACGGCCGCTCCCGGCTCGTCGACCACACCCGCTTCCCGTGGACGGACGGTCACTGGCACGGGGTGCCGCTGTCCGGCAGCGTGGTCTACGAGCTGCATGTCGGCACGTTCACGCCGGGTGGCACCTTCGACGCGGCGATCGAGCGCCTCGACCACCTGGTGGACCTCGGCGTCGACCTCGTCGAGCTGCTGCCCGTGAACGCGTTCCCCGGCCGGCACGGCTGGGGGTACGACGGCGTCGGGCTGTTCGCCGTGCACGAGCCGTACGGCGGGCCCGACGGCCTCAAGCGCTTCGTCGACGCCGCGCACCAGCGCGGGCTCGGCGTGATCATGGACGTCGTCTACAACCACCTGGGCCCGGACGGCAACTACCTGGGCCGGTTCGGCCCCTACTTCACCGACCGCTACACCACCCCGTGGGGCCCGGCGGTGAACCTGGACACCCCCGGCTCGGACGAGGTCCGCGCGTTCATCATCGACAGCGCGCTGGCCTGGCTGCGGGACTACCACTGCGACGGGCTGCGCCTCGACGCCGTGCACGCGTTCGTCGACAGCCGGGCACGCCACCTGCTGGAGGAGATCGCCGACGAGGTGCACCGGCTCGGCACCCAGCAGCGCCGCCCGCTGTTCGCCGTCGCCGAGTCGGATCAGAACGACCCGCGGATGGTCGCCGCCCCCGAGGCCGGCGGGCACGGGCTGGACGGCCAGTGGGCCGACGACGTCCACCACGCGCTGTGGGCGGCGCTGTCCGGCGAGCGGCAGGGCTACTACGGCGACTTCGGCTCGTTCGAGACGCTGGAGAAGGCGCTGGGCTCGGCCTTCGTGCACGACGGCGGCTACTCCGCGTTCCGCGGCCGTTCCCATGGCCGGCCGGTGCCGCCGCGGACACCGGCCTACCGGTTCGTCACCTTCCTGCAGAACCACGACCAGATCGGCAACCGGGCGACGGGCGACCGGGCGACCGCCACACTCAGCGACGGCCGGCTGCGGATCGGGGCCGCGCTGCTGCTGACCGCCCCGTTCACGCCGATGCTGTTCATGGGCGAGGAGTGGGGCGCCACCACCCCCTGGCAGTACTTCACCGACCACACCGACCCGGGGCTGGCGGACGCCGTCCGGGAGGGCCGCCGTGGTGAGTTCACCGCGCACGGCTGGGGCCCCGAGGAGGTCCCGGACCCGCAGGACCCGGCGACCTTCGAGCGCTCCCGGCTGGACTGGAGCGAGCCCGGGCGCCCGGGGCACGCCGCCCTGCTCGACTGGCACCGCCGGCTGATCTCGCTGCGCCGCCGGCTGCCGCAGCTCAGCGACCCGTCGCTGGCGTCGGTGCGCTGCTCCTACGACCCCGCGGCGAACTGGTTCGTGCTGCGCCGGCTCTCCCGGGCGGGTGACGTGGCGGTCGTGTGCAACCTCTCACCCGAGCGGCAGGCCGTCCCGGTCGAGGGGGTGCCGTTCGACGCGCCGGCCGCGTCCAGCCCCGGGTTCACCTACATGCCGGGCCGCGTCGAGCTCGCCGGCGAGTCGGTGGTCGTCGTGCGGCTGCTGCCGCACCACTGA
- a CDS encoding pyrimidine reductase family protein: MRILLSGDAPIPRGGAAPQDGAEAARAAGDTDVHVPVGLDLGPGLGPGPGPEADVDLDVAYALPEPTPGVPYVRSNFVASADGAIELDGRSADLGGPADLRVFRTLRWLSDVVLVGAGTARTEDYGPVLVPAERRERRAAAGLAPVPPVAVVSGRLELDPDARLFTAAVRPLLLTCTAAPSPRRRALEAVAEIVVCGDETVEPRAALAALAERGLLRVLTEGGPRLHAQFARAGLLDELCLTLAPLLAGPGRLGLMGGPVWPAPVGLRLGHVLEEDGALFLRYLR; encoded by the coding sequence ATGCGCATTCTTCTGTCCGGTGACGCCCCGATTCCTCGCGGCGGCGCGGCTCCCCAGGACGGCGCGGAGGCTGCGCGTGCCGCGGGCGATACCGACGTCCACGTCCCGGTCGGCCTCGACCTTGGCCCTGGCCTCGGCCCTGGCCCTGGCCCTGAGGCCGACGTCGACCTCGACGTCGCCTACGCGCTGCCGGAGCCGACTCCGGGCGTCCCGTACGTCCGCTCCAACTTCGTGGCGTCCGCGGACGGCGCCATCGAGCTCGACGGGCGCTCCGCGGACCTGGGCGGCCCCGCCGACCTGCGGGTGTTCCGGACGCTGCGCTGGCTCAGCGACGTGGTCCTGGTCGGCGCCGGCACCGCGCGCACCGAGGACTACGGGCCGGTCCTCGTGCCGGCCGAGCGACGGGAGCGGCGGGCCGCCGCCGGGCTCGCGCCCGTTCCCCCCGTCGCGGTCGTCAGCGGGCGGCTCGAGCTCGACCCGGACGCCCGCCTGTTCACCGCCGCCGTCCGGCCGCTGCTGCTGACCTGCACCGCCGCCCCGTCGCCGCGGCGACGGGCACTCGAGGCCGTGGCGGAGATCGTGGTGTGCGGCGACGAGACCGTCGAGCCACGCGCCGCGCTCGCCGCGCTCGCCGAACGCGGGCTGCTGCGGGTGCTGACCGAGGGCGGCCCGCGGCTGCACGCCCAGTTCGCCCGGGCCGGCCTGCTCGACGAGCTGTGTCTGACCCTCGCCCCGCTCCTCGCCGGGCCGGGGCGCCTCGGGCTGATGGGGGGCCCGGTGTGGCCGGCGCCGGTCGGCCTGCGGCTCGGCCACGTCCTGGAGGAGGACGGAGCGCTCTTCCTACGCTACCTACGCTGA
- a CDS encoding ATP-dependent DNA ligase, producing MDLPVTPPVKPMLARAAPRIPPGMLYEPKWDGFRALVFRDGAELEITSRNTRPMTRYFPELVEALLVALPERCVLDGEIVVVGPDGLDFEELSQRVHPAASRVARLAVETPVSFVAFDLLALGDEAFTDQPFARRRAALEDALAGRAGPVPPGAPPTRPAAPGPAPARRVPSGVYLTPSTGELDVARQWFERYEGAGLDGLVAKPPDGVYEPDRRAMVKIKHDRTADCVVAGYRPHKNDPEAVGSLLLGLYAAPTDITDTTAAAEPPDPAGREIPLLAVGVTSAFPMARRRELVRELAHLVVPIDSHPWARQSAPDAAPDGAAAGKPPAAGQSARTPWDAGESRWARGRDLSFVPLRPELVVEVRYDHLEGPRFRHTTQFVRFRPDRDPAGCTHAQLEQPVRFDVADVLRIPPD from the coding sequence GTGGACCTGCCCGTGACACCGCCGGTGAAGCCGATGCTCGCCCGCGCGGCGCCGCGGATCCCCCCGGGCATGCTGTACGAGCCGAAGTGGGACGGCTTCCGCGCCCTGGTGTTCCGCGACGGAGCCGAGCTGGAGATCACCTCGCGTAACACCCGGCCGATGACCCGCTACTTTCCCGAACTGGTCGAGGCGCTGCTCGTGGCGCTGCCCGAGCGCTGCGTGCTCGACGGCGAGATCGTCGTCGTCGGCCCGGACGGGCTGGACTTCGAGGAGCTGTCGCAACGGGTGCACCCGGCGGCCAGCCGGGTGGCGCGGCTCGCGGTGGAGACCCCGGTCTCGTTCGTCGCGTTCGACCTGCTGGCGCTCGGCGACGAGGCGTTCACGGATCAGCCGTTCGCCCGGCGGCGCGCGGCGCTCGAGGACGCTCTCGCCGGTCGAGCCGGACCGGTGCCGCCCGGTGCCCCGCCCACGCGGCCGGCGGCGCCCGGACCGGCACCGGCCCGGCGGGTCCCGAGCGGGGTCTACCTCACGCCCTCGACCGGTGAGCTCGACGTGGCCCGGCAGTGGTTCGAGCGTTACGAGGGCGCCGGGCTCGACGGGCTGGTGGCCAAGCCGCCGGACGGCGTGTACGAGCCGGACAGGCGCGCCATGGTGAAGATCAAGCATGATCGCACCGCCGACTGCGTCGTGGCCGGCTACCGGCCGCACAAGAACGATCCGGAGGCGGTCGGGTCGCTGCTGCTCGGGCTCTACGCCGCCCCCACGGACATCACGGACACCACGGCAGCCGCCGAACCCCCGGACCCGGCGGGCCGGGAGATCCCGCTGCTGGCCGTCGGCGTCACCTCGGCCTTTCCGATGGCGCGCAGGCGGGAGCTCGTCCGCGAGCTGGCCCACCTCGTGGTGCCGATCGACTCCCACCCCTGGGCCCGGCAGAGCGCGCCGGACGCCGCGCCGGACGGCGCCGCGGCCGGGAAGCCGCCGGCGGCGGGACAGTCGGCGCGCACGCCCTGGGACGCCGGGGAGAGCCGGTGGGCCCGGGGCCGGGACCTCTCGTTCGTCCCGCTGCGGCCCGAGCTGGTCGTCGAGGTGCGCTACGACCACCTGGAGGGACCGCGCTTCCGGCACACCACGCAGTTCGTCCGTTTCCGGCCCGACCGTGACCCCGCCGGCTGCACCCACGCCCAGCTCGAACAGCCGGTGCGGTTCGACGTCGCCGACGTCCTGCGCATCCCGCCGGACTGA
- a CDS encoding 3'(2'),5'-bisphosphate nucleotidase CysQ yields the protein MSTDDIRRPDGFATVPVDIATDELSDATLAARLATDAGKLLLRIRAELGFAEPATLRETGDARSHRLLARALGRHRPGDAVLSAEAADDPVRLDAARVWIVDPLDGTREFAEPGRTDWAVHVALWERGRLAVGVVALPALGVTLSSEGPLPARADPAGVDITVPRIVASRTRAPQVVADVAEKLGATVLPMGSAGAKVAAVIRGDADIYVHDGGQYEWDSAAPVAVARAAGLHTSRLDGSELRYNRPDPLLPDLVVCDSAHAEQVLAVTRAR from the coding sequence ATGAGCACCGACGACATCCGCCGGCCGGACGGGTTCGCCACGGTTCCGGTCGACATCGCCACGGATGAGCTCAGCGACGCCACGCTGGCCGCCCGACTGGCCACTGACGCGGGCAAGCTTCTCCTGCGGATCAGGGCCGAACTTGGTTTCGCCGAGCCGGCGACCCTGCGCGAGACCGGTGACGCCCGGTCGCACCGGCTGCTGGCCCGCGCGCTCGGCCGCCACCGGCCGGGCGACGCGGTGCTCTCAGCGGAGGCGGCGGACGATCCGGTGCGCCTGGACGCGGCCCGGGTGTGGATCGTCGACCCGCTCGACGGCACCCGCGAGTTCGCCGAGCCGGGGCGGACCGACTGGGCCGTGCACGTCGCGCTGTGGGAACGGGGCCGGCTGGCCGTGGGGGTCGTGGCGCTGCCCGCGCTGGGCGTGACGCTCTCCAGCGAGGGCCCGCTGCCCGCCCGGGCGGACCCGGCGGGCGTCGACATCACGGTGCCCCGCATCGTGGCGAGCCGGACCCGGGCGCCACAGGTCGTCGCCGACGTCGCGGAGAAGCTGGGCGCGACCGTCCTGCCGATGGGGTCCGCCGGAGCCAAGGTGGCCGCGGTCATCCGGGGCGACGCCGACATCTACGTCCACGACGGCGGGCAGTACGAGTGGGACTCCGCGGCGCCGGTGGCCGTCGCGCGGGCGGCCGGCCTGCACACCAGCCGGCTCGACGGCTCGGAGCTGCGCTACAACCGGCCCGACCCGCTGCTGCCCGACCTGGTCGTGTGCGATTCCGCCCACGCCGAGCAGGTGCTGGCCGTCACCCGGGCGCGCTGA
- the cysC gene encoding adenylyl-sulfate kinase, whose amino-acid sequence MSATSDTAVGPFAPDPPASAGPPDLPDGGERGGANGVRPPAVVTAERARELRAASVAWPSVVLDPRQLTDLELMLLGVFGPAPSYPGRARQPAGPPVPGLIVPGATTAALAPGMDVALRDREGVMLAALHLLGLEPTADDPPAPAITTGPEPQARPEPEPEPEPGAGPGPEPGPVRLVGTVEGLELPSHPDYPRLRLTPDELRAEFAARGWATAGAGAAPWAVWADGLLHTADVGRIRALTRQGKHCVILAPVGGADPADAAHHLRVRCLLAALDAIDTPPRPAEATLAREPVASDAVSREGSRAHPVGQPEFAHPAALAPESRQHRSMLVLVPVVPSERLAAPREPAMSATAPGGLADEAASEPALDEIAELTALRAHLAEVYGCAGSLTGPAIGAPGADDLAALLDAGAPPPAELTPPGVAAELTRAVPPRHQRGLTILFTGLSGSGKSTLAGLLVCRLLERGRRVTLLDGDIVRTHLSQGLGFSRADRDTNVRRIGFVAAQVAGAGGIAVCAPIAPYDDVRAQVRAMTVARGGGFVLVYVSTPLEVCEARDRKGLYAKARAGVIPAFTGVSDPYEEPADADVVVDTAGLPTGQAVDRVLTHLVEAGWVEGPHGQ is encoded by the coding sequence GTGAGCGCCACCTCCGACACCGCCGTCGGCCCGTTCGCCCCGGATCCACCCGCCTCGGCCGGTCCGCCCGACCTCCCGGACGGTGGTGAGCGGGGCGGCGCGAACGGCGTCCGACCGCCCGCCGTCGTCACCGCCGAGCGCGCCCGCGAGCTGCGGGCCGCCTCGGTGGCCTGGCCGTCGGTGGTGCTGGACCCGCGCCAGCTCACCGATCTCGAGCTGATGCTGCTCGGCGTGTTCGGCCCGGCGCCGAGCTACCCGGGCCGGGCCCGCCAGCCCGCCGGCCCGCCGGTGCCGGGCCTGATCGTCCCCGGCGCGACCACGGCCGCGCTGGCCCCGGGCATGGACGTCGCGCTGCGCGACCGCGAGGGCGTGATGCTCGCGGCCCTGCACCTGCTCGGCCTGGAGCCCACCGCGGACGACCCGCCGGCGCCCGCCATCACGACGGGACCGGAACCGCAGGCACGACCGGAACCGGAGCCGGAACCGGAGCCGGGAGCAGGCCCAGGCCCTGAACCGGGCCCGGTGCGGCTGGTCGGCACGGTGGAGGGCCTGGAGCTGCCCAGCCACCCGGACTACCCGCGGCTGCGGCTGACCCCGGACGAACTGCGCGCCGAGTTCGCCGCCCGGGGCTGGGCGACCGCGGGCGCGGGGGCGGCCCCGTGGGCGGTGTGGGCCGACGGCCTGCTGCACACCGCCGACGTCGGGCGGATCCGCGCGCTGACCCGGCAGGGCAAGCACTGCGTGATCCTGGCCCCGGTCGGCGGGGCGGATCCGGCCGACGCCGCGCACCACCTGCGGGTACGCTGCCTGCTCGCCGCGCTGGACGCGATCGACACCCCGCCCCGGCCGGCCGAGGCGACGCTGGCCCGCGAGCCCGTCGCCTCGGACGCCGTGTCACGGGAGGGCTCCCGGGCGCATCCGGTCGGCCAGCCGGAGTTCGCCCACCCCGCCGCGCTCGCGCCGGAGTCCCGACAGCACCGCAGCATGCTCGTGCTGGTCCCGGTCGTCCCGTCGGAGCGGCTCGCCGCGCCCCGCGAACCGGCGATGAGCGCGACCGCCCCGGGCGGCCTGGCCGACGAGGCGGCGAGCGAGCCCGCGCTGGACGAGATCGCCGAGCTCACCGCCCTGCGGGCCCATCTCGCCGAGGTCTACGGCTGCGCCGGCAGCCTGACCGGGCCGGCGATCGGCGCGCCCGGCGCGGACGATCTCGCGGCCCTGCTCGACGCGGGCGCGCCGCCGCCGGCCGAACTCACCCCGCCGGGGGTGGCGGCCGAGCTGACCCGCGCGGTTCCCCCGCGCCACCAACGCGGCCTGACGATCCTGTTCACCGGGCTGTCCGGCTCGGGCAAGTCGACCCTGGCGGGCCTGCTGGTGTGCCGGCTGCTCGAACGCGGCCGGCGGGTCACCCTGCTCGACGGAGACATCGTGCGGACACATCTCTCTCAGGGCCTGGGCTTCTCCCGCGCCGACCGGGACACGAACGTGCGCCGCATCGGCTTCGTCGCCGCGCAGGTCGCGGGCGCCGGCGGGATCGCCGTGTGCGCGCCGATCGCGCCCTACGACGACGTCCGCGCCCAGGTGCGGGCGATGACCGTCGCACGCGGTGGCGGTTTCGTGCTCGTGTACGTGTCGACCCCGCTGGAGGTGTGCGAGGCACGGGACCGCAAGGGCCTCTACGCCAAGGCCCGGGCGGGGGTGATCCCCGCCTTCACCGGCGTCTCCGACCCGTACGAGGAGCCGGCCGACGCCGACGTGGTGGTCGACACCGCGGGTCTGCCGACCGGGCAGGCCGTCGACCGGGTGCTCACGCACCTGGTCGAGGCCGGCTGGGTCGAGGGCCCCCACGGTCAGTAG
- a CDS encoding sugar transferase produces MPAGTQFDFAHIETSPDATSYRAQIGWERRYVRLLVLFDAIACVVSAGLAYFVRFGDVVDFDTEPPSSKPYIIMTVLLPLAWVLAMSLNRAYETRFLGGGSEEFRRVVNAAARLTALLAVASYATKAEIARSYVLIAFPAATLLSVAGRSAGRGILHRMRRQGRCLHRVLVVGAGESAATLVRLAQRDPTTGWSVVGVCLDRLPGRHSHDRPERSGFDLLGVPIVGTSENLHTAIQATHATTVAIGPQMDGETLRRVLWALEGSDVDVLVSSALTDVTGPRISIRPVAGLPLLHIEEPELTGTRRLMKMAFDRIVAGTAILLFAPLLIGLGLAVRFTSRGPAIFKQTRVGRGGSEFRMYKFRSMYVDAEQRKAELESSNERAEGLLFKMRDDPRITKVGKFLRKWSLDELPQLFNVVNGSMSLVGPRPPLPSEVARYEDDVYRRLMVKPGLTGLWQISGRSDLEWNESVRLDLRYVENWSLAMDFVILWRTLFAVLRREGAY; encoded by the coding sequence GTGCCCGCCGGCACGCAGTTCGACTTCGCCCACATCGAGACCTCGCCGGACGCGACCAGCTACCGGGCCCAGATCGGCTGGGAACGGCGCTACGTCCGGCTGCTGGTGCTCTTCGACGCGATCGCCTGTGTGGTCTCCGCAGGTCTGGCCTACTTCGTCCGCTTCGGGGACGTCGTCGACTTCGACACCGAGCCGCCCTCCTCGAAGCCGTACATCATCATGACGGTCCTGCTGCCGCTGGCCTGGGTGCTGGCGATGTCGCTGAACCGCGCCTACGAGACCCGCTTCCTCGGCGGCGGGTCGGAGGAGTTCCGGCGGGTCGTCAACGCCGCCGCCCGGCTCACCGCGCTGCTCGCCGTCGCCTCCTACGCGACGAAGGCCGAGATCGCCCGTAGCTACGTGCTCATCGCCTTCCCGGCCGCCACGCTGCTGTCGGTGGCCGGCCGCTCCGCCGGGCGCGGCATCCTGCACCGCATGCGGCGGCAGGGGCGTTGCCTGCACCGCGTCCTCGTCGTGGGGGCCGGCGAGTCCGCGGCCACCCTCGTCCGGCTGGCCCAGCGGGACCCGACCACCGGCTGGTCCGTCGTCGGGGTCTGCCTGGACCGGCTGCCCGGCCGGCACAGCCACGACCGCCCCGAGCGCAGCGGGTTCGACCTGCTCGGCGTGCCGATCGTCGGCACCTCGGAGAACCTGCACACCGCCATCCAGGCGACCCACGCGACGACCGTCGCGATCGGCCCGCAGATGGACGGCGAGACGCTGCGCCGGGTCCTGTGGGCCCTTGAGGGCAGCGACGTGGACGTCCTGGTCAGCTCGGCGCTGACGGATGTGACCGGGCCGCGGATCTCGATCCGGCCGGTGGCCGGCCTGCCACTGCTGCACATCGAGGAGCCCGAGCTCACCGGTACCCGCCGGCTGATGAAGATGGCCTTCGACCGGATCGTCGCGGGCACCGCGATCCTGCTGTTCGCCCCGCTGCTGATCGGTCTCGGCCTGGCCGTGCGGTTCACCAGCCGCGGGCCGGCGATCTTCAAGCAGACCCGGGTCGGGCGCGGTGGCAGCGAGTTCCGGATGTACAAGTTCCGTTCGATGTATGTAGACGCCGAGCAGCGCAAGGCCGAGCTCGAGTCGAGCAACGAGCGCGCCGAGGGCCTGCTGTTCAAGATGCGGGACGACCCGCGGATCACCAAGGTGGGCAAGTTCCTCCGGAAGTGGTCGCTCGACGAGCTGCCCCAGTTGTTCAACGTGGTCAACGGCAGCATGTCGCTGGTCGGCCCGCGCCCGCCGCTGCCCTCGGAGGTCGCCCGCTACGAGGACGACGTCTACCGCCGGCTGATGGTCAAGCCCGGCCTGACCGGGCTGTGGCAGATCAGCGGGCGCAGCGACCTGGAGTGGAACGAGTCCGTCCGGCTCGACCTGCGCTATGTCGAGAACTGGTCGCTGGCCATGGACTTCGTCATCCTGTGGCGCACGCTGTTCGCCGTACTGCGCCGCGAGGGCGCCTACTGA
- the hemQ gene encoding hydrogen peroxide-dependent heme synthase, with protein sequence MSTGDDVQRGGTTSASAPSVPGGRPVAAAPTSGPTGSGPTAGPAGAAGPADGESAKSARELNDELLYTGWFVFAARQPLPADRAGLTAEAGELFDGALAKDVYTRGIYEISGYRADADVMIWWTSPNPDLLQQTYQRFRQTGLGRCLEPVWSAVGLHRPAEFNRNHIPAYVRREDPRDYICVYPFNRSFEWYLLPDYERRGLLAEHGMMGREYEDVRANTVAAFGLGDYEWLLAFEADELHRIVDCIRHLRASATRRHTRLETPFYSGARRPLADVVAALP encoded by the coding sequence ATGTCAACTGGCGACGACGTCCAGCGCGGCGGCACCACCTCGGCGTCCGCGCCCTCCGTTCCGGGCGGGCGGCCCGTGGCCGCCGCCCCCACCTCCGGCCCCACCGGCTCCGGCCCCACCGCCGGGCCTGCCGGCGCCGCCGGGCCCGCCGACGGCGAGTCCGCGAAGTCGGCCCGCGAGCTGAACGACGAGCTGCTCTACACCGGCTGGTTCGTGTTCGCCGCCCGGCAGCCGCTGCCCGCTGACCGCGCGGGCCTCACGGCGGAGGCCGGCGAGCTGTTCGACGGCGCGCTGGCCAAGGACGTGTACACCCGTGGGATCTACGAGATCTCCGGCTACCGGGCCGACGCCGACGTGATGATCTGGTGGACCTCGCCGAATCCGGATTTGTTGCAGCAGACCTACCAGCGTTTCCGGCAGACCGGGCTGGGGCGGTGCCTGGAGCCGGTGTGGTCCGCGGTGGGTCTGCACCGCCCGGCGGAGTTCAACCGGAACCACATCCCGGCCTATGTGCGCCGGGAGGACCCGCGGGACTACATCTGCGTGTATCCGTTCAACCGGTCGTTCGAGTGGTATCTGCTGCCCGACTACGAGCGCCGCGGGCTGCTCGCCGAGCACGGGATGATGGGCCGCGAGTACGAGGACGTGCGGGCCAACACCGTGGCCGCGTTCGGTCTGGGTGACTACGAGTGGCTGCTGGCGTTCGAGGCCGACGAGCTCCACCGGATCGTCGACTGCATCCGCCACCTGCGGGCGAGTGCCACGCGTCGCCACACCCGGCTGGAGACGCCGTTCTACAGCGGCGCCCGCAGGCCGCTGGCGGACGTCGTCGCCGCCCTTCCGTAA
- the hemG gene encoding protoporphyrinogen oxidase — MRVVIIGAGIAGLSAASALAGRAEVTVVEAGDRVGGKLRTTPIEGLAVEEGAEAFLVRVPEALRLARHIGLGHDIVHPATTKASLWVGGRRRPIPPNTMLGVPTDVLGLVRSRVLSPFGLLRAAADLVLPRTTLPTDPTVGGYVGARVGREIVDRLVDPLLGGVYAGRADALSLQATVPQLTPIATEDRSLLLGAHRVRARTGPAPAQTPVFASLRGGLGSFAEKVASTSGATVRTGLMARELRRVEGGWQVRCDPVGGGEAPAPLVADAVILAVPAGAARDLLSPIAPHAAAPLAGVPYASVGLVTLLYRGAVPPPGSGLLIPARAGLSIKAVTYLSVKWPHIARGGDLTVVRASVGRAGADDDLRRGDVELAGVAAAEVAQVTGISARPIADRVSRWGGALPQYLPGHLGRIAAVRRALPAGIALAGAGYDGVGIPACIRSGEAAAASVVGQLRPDGTQAAESEPAGA; from the coding sequence GTGCGGGTTGTGATCATTGGAGCGGGTATCGCGGGGCTGTCCGCCGCGAGCGCGCTGGCGGGCAGGGCCGAGGTCACCGTGGTCGAGGCCGGTGACCGCGTCGGCGGCAAGCTGCGCACCACCCCGATCGAGGGGCTGGCGGTGGAGGAGGGCGCGGAGGCCTTCCTCGTCCGCGTGCCGGAGGCGCTCCGGCTGGCCCGGCACATCGGGCTCGGGCACGACATCGTGCATCCGGCGACGACGAAGGCCTCGCTGTGGGTGGGTGGGCGGCGCCGCCCCATCCCGCCCAACACGATGCTGGGGGTTCCCACCGACGTGCTCGGCCTGGTGCGCTCCCGGGTGCTCTCGCCGTTCGGGCTGCTGCGCGCCGCGGCCGACCTGGTGCTTCCGCGTACGACCCTCCCGACGGACCCGACGGTGGGCGGGTATGTCGGCGCCCGGGTCGGCCGGGAGATCGTGGACCGGCTGGTGGACCCGCTGCTCGGCGGCGTCTACGCCGGGCGGGCGGACGCGCTGTCGCTGCAGGCGACCGTCCCGCAGCTCACCCCGATCGCGACCGAGGACCGTTCGCTGCTGCTCGGCGCGCACCGCGTCCGGGCCCGGACCGGCCCGGCCCCGGCGCAGACGCCCGTGTTCGCCTCGCTGCGCGGCGGCCTGGGCTCGTTCGCGGAGAAGGTGGCCAGCACCAGCGGTGCCACGGTGCGGACCGGTCTGATGGCCCGCGAGCTGCGCCGGGTCGAGGGCGGCTGGCAGGTGCGCTGTGACCCGGTGGGCGGTGGCGAGGCGCCCGCGCCGCTGGTCGCCGACGCGGTGATCCTCGCGGTGCCCGCCGGTGCCGCGCGTGATCTGCTCTCCCCGATCGCCCCGCACGCGGCCGCCCCGCTCGCGGGGGTGCCCTACGCGTCGGTGGGTCTGGTCACACTGCTCTACCGAGGAGCCGTGCCGCCGCCCGGCAGCGGCCTGCTCATCCCCGCGCGGGCCGGCCTGTCGATCAAGGCGGTGACGTATCTCTCGGTGAAGTGGCCGCACATCGCCCGCGGCGGCGACCTGACGGTGGTGCGGGCCAGCGTGGGCCGCGCCGGCGCCGACGACGACCTGCGGCGTGGCGACGTCGAGCTCGCCGGTGTGGCCGCCGCCGAGGTCGCCCAGGTCACCGGGATCAGCGCCCGTCCGATCGCCGACCGGGTCAGCCGGTGGGGCGGGGCGCTCCCGCAGTACCTGCCGGGGCATCTGGGCCGGATCGCGGCCGTCCGGCGCGCGCTGCCGGCCGGGATCGCACTCGCCGGCGCCGGCTACGACGGGGTGGGCATCCCGGCCTGCATCCGTTCCGGTGAGGCGGCCGCGGCGTCGGTGGTGGGCCAGCTGCGACCGGACGGGACGCAGGCGGCGGAGTCGGAGCCGGCGGGAGCCTGA